One segment of Nocardia farcinica DNA contains the following:
- a CDS encoding N-acyl-D-amino-acid deacylase family protein, with protein MYDTIIKGGRWFDGTGAASAIRHLGIRDGRVVTVSAAPLDEQGCTRVIDATDRWVLPGMIDIHTHYDVEVLGSPQLSESLRHGITTVLLGSCSISTVHVGPETAGDLFGRVEAIPRRHVIDAVARGKSWSSAHEYAQALEELPLGPNVAAFIGHSDMRAAAMGLDRATRAGVRPDGAELDTMARWLTEALDAGFVGMSSQQLRFDKLDGQYCRSRTLPSTFATARERRRLGDILRARGRVLQGGPDASRPHTVVTMAAATLGLFRAPLKVSLLSAADLKALPAVIHLFSLLARTLNLLGGNFRWQHLPVPFEVYADGIDLVIFEEFGAGAAAMHLADQVERRRDMLADPDYRRRFRRDYDRRFGPRVWHRDFFDAEIVDCPDPRVIGKTFGQVGLDRGGLHPVDAFLDLVVEHGDKVRWRTTISNHRPHVLDRLAAHPGVHLGFSDAGAHLRNMAFYNFGLRFLRRVHEAERAGRPFLSLERAVHRMTGELADWYGLDAGHLRQGDRADVVVIDPAHLDAELDRYAEAPVAQYDNLSRMVNRNDAAVTAVLVGGEFVFGEGRAGDSVGVTRTGRFLRAR; from the coding sequence GTGTACGACACCATCATCAAGGGCGGACGCTGGTTCGACGGCACCGGCGCGGCCTCGGCGATCCGGCATCTGGGCATCCGGGACGGCCGGGTCGTCACGGTGTCGGCGGCCCCGCTCGACGAACAGGGCTGCACACGGGTGATCGATGCGACCGACCGGTGGGTGCTGCCCGGCATGATCGACATCCACACCCACTACGACGTCGAAGTGCTCGGCAGTCCGCAGCTGAGCGAGTCGCTGCGGCACGGCATCACCACGGTGCTGCTCGGCTCGTGTTCGATCTCCACCGTGCACGTCGGCCCGGAGACCGCGGGCGACCTGTTCGGGCGGGTGGAGGCGATCCCGCGCAGGCACGTCATCGACGCGGTCGCGCGGGGCAAGAGCTGGAGCAGCGCCCACGAGTACGCGCAGGCGCTCGAGGAGCTGCCGCTCGGGCCGAATGTGGCGGCGTTCATCGGGCATTCGGACATGCGCGCGGCCGCGATGGGGCTGGACCGGGCCACCCGCGCGGGCGTGCGGCCGGACGGCGCGGAGCTGGACACGATGGCGCGCTGGCTGACCGAGGCGCTGGACGCGGGCTTCGTCGGCATGTCCTCCCAGCAGTTGCGCTTCGACAAGCTCGACGGGCAGTACTGCCGCTCCCGCACGCTGCCGTCCACGTTCGCCACCGCACGGGAACGCCGCAGGCTGGGTGACATCCTGCGGGCGCGGGGCCGGGTGTTGCAGGGCGGCCCGGACGCCTCGCGCCCGCACACGGTGGTGACGATGGCGGCCGCCACCCTCGGCCTGTTCCGCGCGCCGCTGAAGGTCAGCCTGCTCTCCGCGGCCGACCTGAAGGCCCTTCCCGCGGTGATCCACCTGTTCTCGCTGCTGGCCCGCACCCTGAACCTGCTGGGCGGGAACTTCCGCTGGCAGCACCTGCCGGTGCCGTTCGAGGTGTACGCCGACGGCATCGACCTGGTGATCTTCGAAGAGTTCGGGGCGGGCGCGGCCGCCATGCACCTGGCCGATCAGGTCGAGCGGCGCCGGGACATGCTCGCCGACCCGGACTACCGGCGCCGCTTCCGCCGCGACTACGACCGCAGGTTCGGCCCGCGGGTGTGGCACCGCGACTTCTTCGACGCCGAGATCGTCGACTGCCCGGATCCACGCGTGATCGGCAAGACCTTCGGCCAGGTGGGTCTCGACCGTGGCGGCCTGCATCCCGTGGACGCCTTCCTCGACCTGGTGGTCGAGCACGGCGACAAGGTGCGCTGGCGCACCACCATCTCCAACCACCGGCCGCACGTGCTCGACCGCCTCGCCGCGCATCCGGGTGTGCACCTGGGCTTCTCCGACGCGGGCGCGCACCTGCGCAACATGGCCTTCTACAACTTCGGGCTGCGGTTCCTGCGCCGGGTGCACGAGGCCGAGCGGGCGGGCCGGCCGTTCCTGTCGCTGGAACGCGCGGTGCACCGGATGACCGGCGAGCTGGCCGACTGGTACGGCCTGGACGCCGGGCACCTGCGCCAGGGCGACCGCGCCGACGTCGTCGTCATCGATCCGGCGCACCTGGACGCCGAACTCGACCGCTACGCCGAGGCGCCGGTGGCGCAGTACGACAACCTCTCGCGCATGGTCAACCGCAACGACGCCGCGGTGACGGCGGTGCTGGTCGGTGGCGAGTTCGTCTTCGGCGAGGGCCGGGCAGGGGACTCGGTGGGGGTCACGCGCACCGGCCGGTTCCTGCGCGCCCGCTGA
- a CDS encoding class I adenylate-forming enzyme family protein, which produces MTTSVDRQALRAEAVRRLTAAGAPFETTVEEVLGAPVTVFRHRKPALRALLAESARLGEREYLVDGERRITYAAHLAAVAALAEGLRTRFGIAAGDRVGILAANSAEWVQAFWACQCLGAIAVGYNAWWMPREIDYGLAHTAPKVLIADDRRIERLAQVEHTVPVLSIEQQLPALIAEFAGAALPETPVAEDDPAVILYTSGTSGRPKGATHSHRNLLAVVDQHRFNDAVAAACAGRTDDGGPKGRRFLLTSPLFHIASLHNLVLPRLATGDTAVVYRGGFDGERVLSLIERERITNWGAMPTMIHRLLDADVERHDLSSLAALSLNSAPSSAALQEALRDRVPAARTALTTSYGMTECSTAATLATPAELAEFPDTVGRPIIGVELSIRDAEGEPVADGVEGEVWVRSAYVMLGYWNDPAATAAALTPDRWLRTGDLGVCTDGRLRLSGRRSDLILRGGENIYPTEVEHCLDEHPAVRECAVLGLPDPDLGQRVGAVVVVEDEAATDPGQLRAFTAERLAYYKVPADWRITTEPLPRNATGKVVRAGPADLFPDG; this is translated from the coding sequence ATGACCACATCCGTTGACCGGCAAGCGCTTCGGGCCGAGGCCGTCCGGCGGCTCACCGCGGCGGGCGCGCCCTTCGAGACGACGGTCGAGGAGGTGCTCGGCGCACCGGTCACGGTCTTCCGGCACCGCAAGCCCGCGCTCCGCGCGCTGCTGGCCGAATCCGCGCGGCTGGGTGAGCGCGAGTATCTCGTCGACGGCGAGCGGCGCATCACCTACGCCGCGCACCTGGCCGCCGTCGCCGCACTGGCCGAGGGCTTGCGCACCCGGTTCGGCATCGCGGCGGGCGACCGCGTCGGCATCCTCGCCGCCAACAGCGCGGAGTGGGTGCAGGCGTTCTGGGCCTGCCAGTGCCTCGGGGCGATCGCCGTGGGCTACAACGCGTGGTGGATGCCCCGCGAGATCGACTACGGCCTGGCCCACACCGCGCCGAAGGTGCTGATCGCCGACGACCGGCGGATCGAGCGGCTCGCACAGGTCGAGCACACCGTCCCCGTGCTGTCGATCGAGCAGCAGCTGCCCGCGCTGATCGCCGAGTTCGCCGGGGCCGCGCTGCCGGAAACCCCGGTCGCCGAAGACGATCCGGCCGTGATCCTCTACACCAGCGGCACCAGCGGCAGACCCAAAGGCGCCACGCATTCGCACCGCAACCTGCTCGCCGTGGTCGACCAGCACCGCTTCAACGACGCGGTGGCCGCCGCCTGCGCCGGCCGCACCGACGACGGTGGCCCCAAGGGCCGCCGCTTCCTGCTCACCTCCCCGCTGTTCCACATCGCCAGCCTGCACAACCTGGTGCTGCCACGGCTGGCCACCGGCGACACCGCCGTCGTCTACCGTGGCGGTTTCGACGGCGAGCGGGTGCTGAGCCTGATCGAGCGGGAGCGCATCACCAACTGGGGCGCCATGCCGACGATGATCCACCGGCTGCTCGACGCCGACGTGGAACGCCACGACCTGTCCTCCCTGGCCGCGCTGTCGCTGAACTCGGCACCGTCCTCGGCCGCCTTGCAGGAGGCGCTGCGCGACCGCGTCCCGGCCGCGCGCACCGCGCTCACCACCAGTTACGGTATGACCGAATGCAGTACGGCCGCCACCCTGGCCACCCCGGCCGAGCTGGCGGAGTTCCCGGACACGGTGGGCAGGCCGATCATCGGCGTGGAGTTGAGCATCCGGGACGCCGAGGGTGAACCGGTGGCCGACGGCGTCGAGGGCGAGGTGTGGGTGCGCAGCGCCTACGTCATGCTCGGCTACTGGAACGATCCCGCCGCCACCGCCGCCGCGCTCACCCCGGACCGCTGGCTGCGCACCGGCGACCTCGGCGTGTGCACCGACGGCAGGCTCCGATTGTCCGGCAGGCGGTCGGATCTCATCCTGCGCGGTGGCGAGAACATCTACCCCACCGAGGTCGAGCACTGTCTCGACGAGCATCCCGCGGTGCGCGAATGCGCGGTGCTCGGGCTACCCGATCCCGACCTTGGCCAGCGGGTGGGCGCCGTGGTGGTGGTCGAGGACGAGGCCGCCACCGATCCCGGGCAGCTACGGGCCTTCACCGCCGAGCGGCTGGCGTACTACAAGGTGCCCGCCGACTGGCGGATCACCACCGAACCACTGCCCCGCAACGCCACCGGCAAGGTGGTGCGCGCCGGCCCGGCCGACCTGTTTCCCGACGGGTGA
- a CDS encoding NAD(P)-dependent alcohol dehydrogenase, with product MHALQLTGPGRLELRTVPVPGIGPTDVLLRVGAAGICHSDLYVLGLPFPLREEPLTLGHEIAGTVEAVGAEVDGPRPGDRGVVYLCWSCGVCRECIRGNENVCLAAGRSAMPPCPGLGPDGGMAEYVRVPARAFVPIGELDFLQAAPLADAALTSYHAIAGARDHLLPGATAVVIGIGGLGHVAVQILAATTAVRIIAVDVSEDKLFLAAHYGADEGLVIGADTAARILERTGGRGAEAVFDFVGVDETARLAVETVAPNGAYRMVGLGGGAPELTAGPAGGPGWPWGASVRKSYGGTRSDLVESIALAQAGKLRVEVEPYELADGREALDRLDRGLVRGRAVLVP from the coding sequence ATGCACGCACTGCAACTGACCGGCCCCGGCAGGCTCGAACTGCGCACGGTTCCGGTGCCCGGGATCGGCCCCACCGACGTGCTGCTGCGCGTCGGCGCCGCGGGTATCTGCCACTCCGACCTCTACGTCCTCGGCCTGCCGTTCCCGCTGCGGGAGGAGCCGCTCACCCTCGGCCACGAGATCGCGGGCACGGTCGAAGCGGTCGGCGCCGAGGTGGACGGCCCGCGGCCGGGCGACCGCGGCGTGGTCTATCTGTGCTGGTCGTGCGGGGTGTGCCGAGAGTGCATCCGTGGCAACGAGAATGTCTGCCTCGCCGCGGGCCGGTCGGCGATGCCGCCCTGCCCCGGACTCGGGCCCGACGGCGGCATGGCCGAATACGTCCGCGTTCCGGCGCGTGCGTTCGTGCCGATCGGCGAACTGGATTTCCTGCAGGCCGCTCCGCTCGCCGACGCCGCGCTCACCAGCTACCACGCGATCGCGGGGGCGCGCGACCACCTGCTGCCCGGTGCGACCGCCGTCGTCATCGGCATCGGCGGGCTCGGGCACGTGGCGGTGCAGATCCTGGCCGCCACCACCGCGGTGCGCATCATCGCGGTCGACGTGAGCGAGGACAAGCTCTTCCTGGCTGCCCACTACGGAGCCGACGAGGGCCTGGTGATCGGCGCGGACACCGCGGCGCGGATTCTCGAACGCACCGGCGGCCGGGGCGCGGAAGCGGTGTTCGACTTCGTCGGCGTCGACGAGACCGCCCGCCTGGCGGTGGAGACCGTGGCCCCCAACGGCGCCTACCGGATGGTCGGACTCGGCGGCGGTGCGCCGGAGCTCACCGCGGGCCCGGCCGGCGGGCCCGGCTGGCCGTGGGGCGCCTCGGTGCGCAAGTCCTACGGCGGCACCCGCTCGGATCTCGTGGAGTCCATCGCCCTGGCGCAGGCGGGCAAGCTGCGGGTCGAGGTCGAGCCGTACGAACTGGCCGACGGCCGCGAGGCGCTCGACCGGCTCGACCGCGGCCTGGTCCGTGGCCGGGCGGTACTCGTGCCATGA
- a CDS encoding DUF6319 family protein codes for MPSSRTKPKPLSDSEIEHIAAEIAAGRPPMVWFTSAAVGVPEGRSGKVVALGDPAEGDFLQVRPTGSKDALSFSPVEVTLTKPPRERQAAASGRSKPAPRKEPPVTQPSTATPASPAPARAAGRAEPAAAPAAKATAKDVAAEPRPSAQDKPAAPRPAPAKTTKSPARKKTPEVTVTLAGTADGEWTVEVATGKKRSVRGLPVSSAAVAQAAKLLHPEVAEVVAGVLEAAKQAQLAKVEQLQAELAAAKRALEELDS; via the coding sequence ATGCCGTCCTCCCGCACCAAACCCAAGCCGTTGTCGGACAGCGAGATCGAGCACATCGCCGCCGAGATCGCCGCAGGCCGTCCGCCGATGGTGTGGTTCACCTCCGCCGCGGTGGGCGTGCCCGAAGGCCGCTCGGGCAAGGTTGTGGCGCTGGGCGATCCGGCCGAGGGCGACTTCCTGCAGGTGCGGCCCACCGGCTCCAAGGACGCGCTGTCGTTCTCCCCCGTCGAAGTGACCCTGACCAAGCCGCCGCGCGAGCGGCAGGCCGCCGCGTCGGGCCGGTCGAAGCCGGCGCCGAGGAAGGAACCCCCCGTGACCCAGCCGTCGACCGCGACCCCCGCGAGCCCCGCCCCCGCGCGAGCGGCGGGCCGCGCCGAGCCCGCCGCCGCCCCGGCCGCGAAGGCGACCGCGAAAGACGTTGCCGCCGAACCGCGTCCGAGCGCCCAGGACAAGCCGGCCGCCCCCCGTCCGGCACCGGCCAAGACCACCAAGTCGCCCGCGCGGAAGAAGACGCCCGAGGTCACCGTGACCCTCGCGGGCACCGCCGACGGCGAGTGGACGGTCGAGGTCGCCACCGGTAAGAAGCGGTCGGTGCGCGGGTTGCCGGTGAGCAGTGCCGCGGTGGCGCAGGCCGCCAAGCTGTTGCACCCGGAGGTCGCGGAGGTGGTCGCGGGTGTGCTCGAGGCCGCCAAGCAGGCACAGCTGGCGAAGGTCGAACAATTGCAGGCCGAACTGGCGGCCGCCAAGCGGGCGCTCGAGGAATTGGATTCCTGA
- a CDS encoding GGDEF domain-containing protein, with protein sequence MITVPPVLGGPVLTATTVPIVVAGTLVMIGYGLRRYRPARPLPWYLLSGSAVLFATGSVLSAASGGGGRAGDLCVLAGYLGVAAAAAVWLRPRQARGEYDLTLDSALIGLAALLASWTVLISPILRSGSPGFDTLVAAAYPLLDAVLLAMVAHSVATAGRSETSLRLLHVAVIAVLLGDLGAGIDAAGLARVDDGLLHIPLLVAYAAVGIAALHPTMAGLGEPRRVHVHRSRQRAGVIAVALIVAALVPALGTRLGTVDRVVVATLFALLLIGVLVRGERAVQRSARSERRAQYQADHDMLTGLLNRTALLRTLARERADWRAGPLSLLFLDLDGFKRVNDSYGHAVGDELIANAAARIRRVAGRIPVCARYGGDEFVVLTPCGVREAVTLAERLLDAFGRPFELSVGAVTVTASVGITGADGDADIFDLIRDADAAMYRAKDQGLGYALPQRETPTPRPNSHEDNGIRTPDPTTAEGCSTPAVRALPLRRRWLPGARRPVPGEAAGCAAGRAAPPGRDGADAPGDAPSGRSRGERAASRAG encoded by the coding sequence GTGATCACGGTGCCGCCGGTGCTGGGCGGCCCGGTGCTGACCGCGACGACGGTGCCGATCGTGGTGGCGGGGACGCTGGTGATGATCGGATACGGCCTGCGCCGCTACCGGCCGGCGCGGCCGCTGCCGTGGTATCTGCTGTCGGGGTCGGCGGTGCTGTTCGCGACGGGCAGCGTGCTGTCCGCCGCGAGCGGCGGCGGTGGCCGGGCGGGCGACCTCTGCGTCCTGGCGGGCTATCTGGGGGTCGCCGCGGCCGCCGCGGTGTGGTTGCGGCCGCGGCAGGCGCGCGGCGAGTACGACCTGACGCTGGATTCGGCGCTGATCGGCCTGGCGGCGCTGCTGGCCTCGTGGACGGTGCTGATCTCGCCCATCCTGCGGTCCGGGTCGCCGGGCTTCGACACCCTCGTGGCCGCCGCCTACCCGCTGCTGGACGCGGTGCTGCTGGCCATGGTGGCGCACTCGGTGGCGACCGCGGGACGCTCGGAGACCTCGTTGCGGCTGCTGCACGTGGCCGTGATCGCCGTGCTGCTGGGTGATCTCGGTGCCGGGATCGACGCCGCCGGGCTGGCCCGCGTGGACGACGGACTGCTGCACATCCCGTTGCTCGTCGCCTACGCCGCCGTGGGCATCGCGGCCCTGCATCCGACGATGGCGGGCCTCGGTGAGCCGCGCCGGGTCCACGTGCACCGGTCCCGGCAGCGGGCCGGGGTGATCGCCGTCGCGTTGATCGTGGCGGCGCTGGTTCCGGCGCTCGGCACCCGGCTCGGCACCGTCGACCGGGTGGTCGTCGCCACGCTGTTCGCGCTGCTGCTGATCGGTGTGCTGGTACGCGGCGAACGGGCCGTGCAGCGCAGTGCCCGCAGCGAGCGCCGCGCGCAGTACCAGGCCGACCACGACATGCTCACCGGGCTGCTCAACCGCACCGCCCTGCTGCGCACCCTCGCCAGGGAACGGGCGGACTGGCGGGCCGGTCCGCTGAGCCTGCTGTTCCTCGATCTCGACGGCTTCAAGCGGGTCAACGACAGCTACGGTCACGCCGTGGGCGACGAACTGATCGCCAACGCCGCCGCCCGGATCCGCCGGGTCGCCGGGCGCATTCCGGTGTGTGCCCGCTACGGCGGGGACGAGTTCGTCGTGCTCACCCCGTGCGGCGTGCGGGAGGCGGTGACGCTGGCCGAGCGCCTGCTCGACGCCTTCGGCAGGCCGTTCGAGCTCAGTGTCGGCGCGGTGACGGTCACCGCCAGTGTCGGCATCACCGGCGCCGACGGCGACGCCGACATCTTCGACCTGATCCGGGACGCCGACGCGGCGATGTACCGCGCCAAGGACCAGGGCCTCGGTTACGCCCTACCCCAGCGCGAAACCCCCACGCCGCGACCGAACAGCCACGAGGACAACGGCATTCGCACACCGGACCCGACCACGGCCGAGGGGTGCAGCACACCCGCGGTGCGCGCGCTGCCGCTGCGCCGCCGGTGGCTGCCCGGAGCGCGCCGCCCGGTCCCCGGCGAGGCCGCCGGGTGCGCGGCCGGGCGCGCCGCACCGCCCGGACGCGACGGGGCCGATGCGCCGGGCGATGCCCCGAGTGGGCGCTCCCGCGGCGAGCGCGCCGCGAGCCGGGCGGGATGA
- the galK gene encoding galactokinase has protein sequence MVDTWVAPGRVNIIGEHTDYNDGYVLPIALPLVTRCAARVTAQPVVRVRSRQRPDEPVRAELDAIDAVRTQVPGWARYVLGVVGEFVRRGHPVGGLDLEVDGAVPIGAGLSSSAALSCSVALALRDLFAPQLSERELIDVARAAENDYAGAPTGVLDQSAAVLCTAGHALFLDVRRFTGAAPGTDPGYRQIPFDLARSGLTLLVIDTREAHEHAGGGYAERRAQCEAAAAALGVAALRDVVVPGELGRIEDPVVRRRARHVVTENARVLAVAETLRSGADPREIGPILTAGHASLRDDFEVSTPALDLVVDAALAAGAHGARMVGGGFGGSAIALVESGQADAVAAAVERRLGSAGHRAPRTFTVVPAAGAHREN, from the coding sequence GTGGTGGATACGTGGGTGGCGCCGGGGCGGGTCAACATCATCGGCGAGCACACCGATTACAACGACGGATACGTCCTGCCGATCGCGTTGCCGCTGGTCACCCGGTGCGCCGCGCGGGTGACGGCGCAGCCGGTGGTGCGGGTGCGCTCGCGGCAACGGCCGGACGAGCCGGTGCGGGCCGAACTCGACGCCATCGACGCCGTGCGGACGCAGGTGCCGGGCTGGGCCCGCTACGTGCTCGGCGTGGTCGGTGAGTTCGTCCGGCGCGGGCACCCGGTGGGCGGACTCGACCTCGAGGTGGACGGCGCGGTGCCGATCGGGGCGGGGCTGTCGAGTTCGGCCGCGCTGTCCTGTTCGGTGGCGTTGGCGCTGCGCGACCTGTTCGCGCCCCAGCTGAGCGAGCGCGAGCTGATCGATGTCGCACGGGCGGCCGAGAACGACTACGCGGGCGCGCCCACCGGCGTGCTCGACCAGTCCGCCGCGGTGCTGTGCACCGCGGGACACGCGCTGTTCCTGGACGTCCGCCGATTCACCGGCGCCGCACCCGGAACCGACCCCGGCTACCGGCAGATCCCCTTCGACCTCGCCCGGTCCGGCCTGACGCTGCTGGTGATCGACACCCGCGAGGCACACGAACACGCCGGTGGCGGCTACGCCGAGCGCCGCGCCCAGTGCGAGGCGGCCGCGGCGGCGCTCGGCGTGGCCGCACTGCGCGACGTGGTGGTGCCCGGCGAACTCGGTCGGATCGAGGATCCGGTGGTGCGCAGGCGCGCCCGGCACGTGGTCACCGAGAACGCCCGCGTGCTCGCGGTCGCCGAGACCCTGCGCAGCGGCGCCGATCCGCGGGAGATCGGCCCGATCCTGACCGCCGGGCACGCGTCGCTGCGCGACGACTTCGAGGTCTCCACCCCCGCGCTGGATCTCGTCGTGGACGCGGCACTCGCCGCGGGCGCCCACGGTGCCCGCATGGTGGGCGGCGGGTTCGGCGGCAGCGCCATCGCCCTGGTCGAGAGCGGGCAGGCCGACGCCGTCGCCGCGGCCGTCGAGCGACGACTCGGCAGTGCCGGACATCGCGCCCCGCGGACCTTCACCGTCGTCCCGGCCGCGGGGGCACACCGGGAGAACTGA
- a CDS encoding sodium:solute symporter family protein — protein sequence MRFEAVETLRLDADPVDYALVALYFVFVLGIGLLARSRVSSSIDFFLSGRSLPAWVTGLAFISANLGAVEIMGMSANGAEYGFPTFHYFWIGAIPAMLFLGVVMMPFYYGSKVRSVPEFMRRRFGTGAHLVNALSFATAQILIAGVNLYLLGSILNVLLGWPLWVSVVAAAAIVLSYITLGGLSAAIYNEVLQFFVIVAALLPLTLVGLHRVGGWDGLTERVTASPGGAAQLDSWPGNALSGFTDNFLSVLGIVFGLGFVLSFGYWTTNFVEVQRAMATNSISAARRTPIIGAYPKMFIPLIVVIPGMISAVLVPEMIEYKQAKAADPDFSGDVTYNQALLYLMKEVLPNGLLGVGLAGLLAAFMAGMAANVSAFNTVFSFDLWQQYVVKDRPDGYYLTVGRLATVGATVAAIFTAFIAGNFSNMMDYLQTLFSFFNAPLFATFILGMFWKRMTPTAGWAGLVAGTGSAIVIFLLHEMEVFQLSGQGASFVAAGVAFVVDILVSVAVTMVTQPKPAAELVGLVYSETPAQLRTDPEAATLPWYQRPVLLAGIALVLVILLNIFVG from the coding sequence GTGCGTTTCGAGGCGGTCGAGACGCTGCGCCTGGACGCCGATCCGGTCGACTACGCGCTGGTCGCGTTGTATTTCGTGTTCGTGCTCGGTATCGGATTGCTGGCGCGCAGCCGGGTCTCCTCCAGCATCGACTTCTTCCTGTCCGGCCGGTCGCTGCCAGCCTGGGTGACCGGCCTGGCCTTCATCTCGGCCAACCTCGGCGCGGTCGAGATCATGGGCATGTCGGCCAACGGCGCCGAATACGGATTCCCCACCTTCCACTATTTCTGGATCGGCGCGATTCCGGCCATGCTGTTTCTCGGCGTGGTGATGATGCCGTTCTATTACGGCTCCAAGGTGCGCAGCGTGCCGGAGTTCATGCGCAGGCGCTTCGGCACCGGCGCGCACCTGGTGAACGCGCTCAGCTTCGCCACCGCGCAGATCCTCATCGCCGGGGTCAACCTGTACCTGCTCGGCTCGATCCTCAATGTGCTGCTCGGCTGGCCGCTGTGGGTCTCGGTGGTCGCCGCCGCGGCGATCGTGCTGTCCTACATCACCCTCGGCGGGCTCTCGGCCGCCATCTACAACGAAGTACTGCAGTTCTTCGTCATCGTCGCGGCACTGCTGCCGTTGACCCTCGTCGGCCTGCACCGGGTGGGCGGCTGGGACGGGCTGACCGAACGGGTCACCGCCTCGCCGGGTGGCGCCGCCCAGCTGGATTCGTGGCCGGGCAACGCGCTCAGCGGGTTCACCGACAACTTCCTGTCGGTGCTCGGCATCGTGTTCGGTCTCGGGTTCGTGCTGTCCTTCGGTTACTGGACCACCAACTTCGTCGAGGTCCAGCGCGCGATGGCGACCAACTCGATCTCCGCGGCCCGGCGCACGCCCATCATCGGCGCCTACCCGAAGATGTTCATCCCGCTCATCGTGGTCATCCCCGGCATGATCAGCGCCGTGCTCGTGCCGGAGATGATCGAGTACAAGCAGGCCAAGGCGGCCGATCCGGATTTCAGCGGCGATGTCACCTACAACCAGGCCCTGCTGTACCTGATGAAGGAGGTCCTGCCGAACGGTCTGCTCGGGGTGGGCCTGGCCGGTCTGCTCGCGGCGTTCATGGCGGGCATGGCCGCCAACGTCTCGGCCTTCAACACCGTGTTCAGCTTCGACCTCTGGCAGCAGTACGTGGTGAAGGACCGGCCCGACGGCTATTACCTCACCGTCGGCAGGCTGGCCACGGTCGGGGCGACGGTCGCGGCCATCTTCACCGCGTTCATCGCGGGCAATTTCAGCAACATGATGGACTACCTGCAGACGCTGTTCAGCTTCTTCAACGCGCCGCTGTTCGCGACGTTCATCCTCGGCATGTTCTGGAAGCGGATGACCCCGACCGCGGGCTGGGCGGGCCTGGTGGCCGGAACCGGTTCGGCCATCGTCATCTTCCTGCTGCACGAGATGGAGGTCTTCCAACTGTCCGGCCAGGGTGCCAGTTTCGTCGCCGCCGGTGTTGCCTTCGTGGTCGACATCCTGGTCAGCGTCGCGGTCACGATGGTGACCCAGCCCAAGCCGGCCGCCGAACTGGTGGGGCTGGTGTACTCCGAGACACCCGCACAGCTGCGCACCGACCCCGAGGCGGCCACGCTGCCCTGGTATCAGCGCCCCGTGTTGCTCGCGGGCATCGCCCTGGTGCTGGTCATTCTGCTCAACATCTTCGTGGGATAG
- a CDS encoding SRPBCC family protein translates to MSTMAATVDVEVPVRTAYNQWTQFESFPQFMEGVEAVQQLDDRHTHWRIHVGPSTREFDATITEQHPDERVAWKSDSGPNHAGVITFHRLDDTHTRVTAQIDVDPEGFVENAADKLGVLKHRVHGDMQRFKEFIESQGHETGAWRGDIPRPDQR, encoded by the coding sequence ATGAGCACGATGGCCGCCACCGTGGACGTGGAGGTCCCCGTCCGCACCGCCTACAACCAGTGGACGCAGTTCGAGTCGTTCCCGCAGTTCATGGAGGGTGTGGAGGCCGTGCAGCAGCTCGACGACCGGCACACCCACTGGCGGATCCATGTGGGTCCGTCGACGCGGGAGTTCGACGCGACCATCACCGAGCAGCATCCCGACGAGCGCGTGGCGTGGAAGTCCGACAGCGGACCCAACCACGCGGGCGTGATCACCTTCCACCGGCTCGACGACACCCACACCCGGGTGACCGCCCAGATCGACGTCGACCCGGAGGGTTTCGTGGAGAACGCTGCGGACAAGCTCGGCGTGCTGAAGCACCGCGTGCACGGAGACATGCAGCGCTTCAAGGAGTTCATCGAGAGCCAGGGACACGAGACCGGCGCCTGGCGCGGTGACATCCCGCGCCCGGATCAGCGGTGA
- a CDS encoding DUF4383 domain-containing protein: MATFDSTTRTNQWSPVRIAAAVVGAVFLLVGILGFIPGVTTNYDTLEWAGHHSEAQLLGLFDVSILHNLVHLAFGVLGLLAARAASSATAFLVGGGVIYLVLWLYGLVIDEHSDANFIPVNNADNWLHFGLGVGMVALGVLLPRRTAGRQHTGLMN; the protein is encoded by the coding sequence ATGGCAACCTTCGACTCCACCACCCGAACGAATCAGTGGTCCCCGGTCCGCATCGCCGCCGCCGTGGTGGGCGCGGTATTCCTGCTGGTCGGCATCCTGGGGTTCATCCCCGGGGTCACCACGAACTACGACACCCTGGAATGGGCGGGCCACCACTCCGAAGCACAGCTGCTCGGCCTGTTCGACGTCTCGATCCTGCACAACCTCGTCCACCTGGCCTTCGGCGTGCTCGGCCTGCTCGCCGCGCGCGCCGCGAGTTCGGCCACCGCGTTCCTCGTCGGCGGCGGCGTCATCTACCTGGTGCTGTGGCTGTACGGGCTGGTGATCGACGAGCACAGCGACGCCAACTTCATCCCGGTCAACAACGCCGACAACTGGCTGCACTTCGGTCTCGGTGTGGGCATGGTCGCCCTCGGCGTCCTGCTGCCGCGCCGCACCGCCGGACGACAACACACCGGCCTGATGAACTGA